A stretch of the Acyrthosiphon pisum isolate AL4f chromosome A2, pea_aphid_22Mar2018_4r6ur, whole genome shotgun sequence genome encodes the following:
- the LOC100169552 gene encoding LYR motif-containing protein 4-like, protein MAAPVTRAEVLKIYKTMLRESSKFSFYNYRMYAVRRVKDAFREQKAVSDTSEIQQHLLEAHRFLDIIKRQVI, encoded by the exons ATGGCAGCCCCAGTGACCAGGGCCGAAGTTCTCAAAATCTATAAGACCATGTTGAGGGAGAGTAGCAAGTTTTCATTCTACAACTACAG GATGTACGCAGTCAGACGAGTGAAAGATGCGTTCAGGGAACAAAAGGCGGTCAGTGACACTTCAGAAATCCAACAGCACCTGCTCGAGGCACACAGGTTTTTGGATATCATCAAGCgacaagtaatttaa